The genome window GCCGCCAGGGCCCGCGCCGCCGCGCGGCGGATGCGCTCCCGGGGGTCCCGCAACAGCTCCTGGAGGATCGGGAGGGGCCGCAGGCGGCCCAGCGCGTGGATGGCCTCGTCCTCGTCGATTCCTTCTTTCAGACAGAGGAGCCAGAAAGCCGTTCCCAGCTCCGGATCGCGGGCGGACAGTCGATCCTCCCGGCCGAGCCGGCGGAGGGCGGCTTGGAGGTGGCGGCGCCAGCGGGGATCCCCGACCGCGTGGGCCTGGAGGGCCCGCAGCGCCCGGAGCCGGAGGTAAGAAGCTCCCGCTCGTGCGGCAATGAGGGTCTCCACGGCGGGGTGGTTCTCGATGCGCCCCAGAGCCTGAGCCGCCAGGTCGCATTCCAGGGCGACCAGGGCCCGGGCCAGGGGAGCGCCATCGAGCCGCGGGAGCGCCTGCTCCGCGATCCGGAGGGCCTCCTCCGGCTGCCCCTGCCGGCGGGCGTGCCAGGCCTCTGCCTGGGCCAGAAAGCCTGCCCGCTCCGGATGCCCGTGGACCAGATCCCCGGCCCGCGCGAGGGCGGAGGCGGCCTCCTCCCCATGTCCCTGGCCGATGGCGCCCATCGCCCGGCACCACCAGAACCAGAAGTCGTTGCTGGCCTGGCCCTCTTCCACTTCCCGCGTTAGGGCCTCGATCTCCCTGAGGATCCGTTCCAGCTCCCCCCAGGCTCCCCTTTCGATCGCCAGGATGGCCCAGCCGATCAGGTGGGTGATCCGCTGCGCGGGCCGCCCGGCGTAGTAAGGGGCGTTGGCAGCGAGCAGCGCCCGCGCCTCCTCGAAGCGCCCGGCGGGGATCTCCACGCCCACCGCCCGGTTGTGGCGGAGGAAGACCGGATAGTGCGGATCCCCCAGCTCCTCCGCCAGGGTCATCGCCTCCCGATAGAGGCGGCGGGCCTCGCTCAGACGTCCCAGGCCAGCGCAGGCGTCGGCGGCCGTCTTCAAGAACCGCATGCGGAGCGTGAGGGAGCGGACCTCCCGGAGCCCCTGGGTGCTCCAGGCCAGGCTTTCCCCGAAGCGCCCTTCAACGTAGAGCACCGAGGCCAGCATCAGGGTAGCCTGATCCCGCAGCGCGGCATTCTCCCGCTGCTCCGCCCATGTCAGCACCTCCCGGAGGACGGCCCGGCCCTCCTCCCAGTGGCCGGCCCGATGCAGCTCCTTGCCCAGGCGGAGCATCAGGTCTGGCGCCTCCCGGCGCGCAGGCTCGGGGAGGCCCATCACCCAGCGCTGGAACGTCCGCCGCCGCCCCCGGTCCCAGATGAAGGCGTCCGGCAAGGTCCGCAGCAGCCGGATCGCCTCCGCTTCCAGCCCTCCCGCCAGCGCGTGTTCGATGGCCATCTCGAGATCCCCTCGCCCTTCAAACCAGGCCATCGCCCGGGCGAACAACGGGGGAAGCGGCTCCGGCGCGTGGCGCAGCAGGAACTCGCGAAACAGCTCGTGGTAACGCCAGCGGTTCGGAGGGCCGGCGGGCTCCAGGAACAGCCGGCGCCGCTGGGCCTCAGCGAGCAACGCCGGCAGCTGGCTTGAGAGCGGAGGACGATCTTCGAGGAGAGCGGCTGCCAGTTCGAGGTCGAACATCAGAGGGACAGCAGTGCGGAAAAGAAACGCCTGCAGCGTTTCGGGGAGCGTTCGAAGCAAGGAGCGGGCCAGCTCCTCGAACAGCCGGTCCTGGGCTTCCGGCCAGCGTTCCGGGAGCGGGCGGTCCGCGTCGGGTTGGGCGAGGAGCGCGATGGCGATGGGCCAGCCCCGAGTGCGGGCATGGATCTGGGCGGCCGTCCCATTATCCACCCCAAGGACCATGGAGATCTCGCCGATTGAGAAGGCCAGCTCCACTTCGGTCAACCAGGTTTGCGGGAAAGGGCCCTCGCACAGAAGCTCCGGGATCCAGCGTCCGGCGATCACCCAGCGATCCGGGGCATGGGCGATGGCCTCCCGGAGATCGCGCAGGGCCTCCGGCCCATCGGCGAGAAGATGGACATCGTCGAGGAGACGAAAGCGCGCTTGCTCCAGCGGCGCCAGCGCCTCCTGCAGGTTCCCGGGGTCAATCGCCGAGGGGGTCAGCGGGAGATACCGGCTGCCGGGGAGGTGGAGCTCCAGGGACCGCAGGAGTGCACTCTTGCCGTAGCCGGGCGGGGCGGCGATCCACACCGTTCCATGCCGCAGGCCTTCCTGCACCCGCTGGATCAGATGCGGGCGGATCTGAACGGCCGCAAGGGCTCTGTTCGCGCCCATCCCTGGGCCCCTCCAGGGTCAGGATCGGTTCGTTCCTTCGCTCTTCTGGTTCTCAACCTGCTGAGAGCCATCGTGGGGGGTGCGGTGCCCTCTCCAGTCGATCGCATCGAGCAGGTTGTTTTAATTATAACCGACGCTCGTATCGGTGTGGGTCACGCGGGTGTCGAAGGAATTCGACCGGGGAGGGCCTTCGGCGCGATGGCCGGGATGGCGTCGAATGAATTCGACCTCGAGTGGCCTTCGGCCGATGGCCGGCCAGAAAGCATCTTCGCGTCGGCGCAGGCCGACGCCTGGCGCGGAGCGCCTTACGAGGCCGATTTCCATCGGCGTGAGAGGCCATCCCGGGGGGCAAAGCACCGTGTCTGGGGTCTGCCGGGAACGGGGGTCTGGACTTCACCCCTGGTCTTTCAGAAGGGAAGCGGGCCAGGGGAAGCGATGGAATGGAGTTTGACATGGCGGCCCGAAGGCGTATTCGACGGTCCGTTGGTGGAGACCTGCGATCACGGACCACAGGGTGGCGAACCCGGGGCGGTGACCGCAGACGGGGGCCTCATGATCGCTCAGCGCCTGGCGCAGGCGTTCCCAGGGCGGCGCGCCCGCGCTGGCGATCCGCTTCACCAGTTGTTCCTTCCGTCGAATGGAAAATCGCAGATCCCGGGGGCCGTGATACGCCCGCAACGCCGGATGGTCATAGTGGTTCGTCACCGTCAGGATCCCGTTCTCCGGGGCGCGCACGGCCACGCCGAGCGGATGGACCTCTACCGCGAACCCCTCGCGGGGATCGGCGATCAGGAAATTCATGGGAAGCATATGGGGCATCCGCAGCAGCAGCTCGACCGCCTCCCCGGCCGATCGGCAGCGCTCGAGCAGAATGCGAGGAACCAGATGGAAGGGGATCCCGGGCCGAGGCGGGGGCTCATCGGCCATCACGGCGTGCAGGGAGACGAAGAGACCCGCCTCATTGACCCCATCGTAGCGGCCGCCGGGGACGCTGCCCATCATCCCCAGGGAGGCCATGCCTCCCTCCGGTCGCAACCCGATCAGATCCCGTCGACGTTGAATGGGTTGGAAATCGTAGTTCCGCCCCACCCACACCCCCTCTGGACTCCACCATGCCACAGCGGAACAGGCGAACAGGCGGGCGCGCATGGAGGTCCGGCAGACCTGCTGCCAGAGGAATCGGGAATCCAACCCCTGGGCCGCGGCGTAGCCCTCGTATTCCTCAATCAGGGGAGGATGCCAGCGGGCCACCAGCCGGCGGCAGGCTTCCGCCAGCTCCGGATCCGGGGGCGAAGGCCACCAGGGCGGACGGCGGAACGGCGGGTCGAGATGGCCCATCGCTTCCCCGATGGCCCGATGCGTGCCCGTAAGCTCCAGAAAGCGATAAGGAGCAGGCAGGTTCATCCATCCCCCTTTCGTGGCTGGGCCCGTAGCGCGCGTAATACGGCCAGCTCCTCCGGGGCGGGCGGCGGCGTGACCGCCAGATCCGGGGCGATTCGGAGAGGCCATCCCGTTCGCTCCTGCACCGTTTCCACGGGGATTCCCGGATGGATCGCGCTCAGCACCAGTTCCCCGGAGGCATCTGGAGTGAGGATGCCCAGATCCGTGATGACCGCTGCCGGCCCGCCCCCGGAGAGCCCGGCCCGCTGTCGGCTTCCCCATCCTTCCAGGAAACCGGGCGCGGTGCGGAAATCGCAACGTTCAGGGAAGCGACGCCGCTCATGAGGGGTGATCACATAGAAACGGCCCGCCCACGCGGCGATCTCTGCGGCACCCCCCGATCCGGGCAGCCGGACCTGGGGCCGGTGATACGCTCCGATCACCGTGGCGTTCAGGTTCCCGAAGCGATCCACCTGGGCCCCGCTCAGGAAGCCCACGTCGATCCGCCCTCGTTGCAGGTAGAAGGCGAACAGATCGAACATCGGGAGGACAGCCAGCGCCCCGCTCACCAGCGCGGGATCGCCGATCGAAAGGGGGAGGCGGCGGGGACGGGCGCCGATGACGCCGGCCTCGTAGATCAGAACGAGGTTCGGGGCGTGGAGGCGCCGGGCCAGATTGCAAGCTAGGTTTGGCCATCCGATCCCCACGAACACCACCTCGCCGTCCCGAAGCATCCGGGCGGCGGCGATGATCATCATCTCCTCCGGCGTGTAGTCCATCGCCTTCCCTCGATGTCATAGGCAGGAAGCCCCTTCGGGGGCGTCCCGCTCGCAACTCCTCATCGTCGGGATCCGGGCGCCTCCCGCGGGATCACCGTGAACGTCCGGAGCTGATGCTGTCGCATCACCTGGAGCTCCACGGGGCGTCCCGGAGGCCAGTGGGCCAGGAATCGGTGCAGCTCCCCCAGGCTCTTCACAGGTTGCTCCCCAATCCGGATCAGGACATCCCCTTCTTGAAGCCCGGCCTGAGCCGCCGGCCCCCGGGGATCCACTTCCAGGATCTCCAGGCCGGTGGCGGAAGCCGGCCATGCGATGGGGCGGATCTGGACCACGATCCCCAGGTAAGCCCGGCGGATGCGGCCTTCTTTGATCAGCAACGCTGCGACCCACTCCGCTGTATAGCTGGGGATGGCGAAGGCGATGTTTTCCGCCCCCAGGATCGTGGCCACGCACACGCCGATCACCTCGCCCCGGCTATCGACCAGAGGGCCGCCGGAGTTCCCCGGGTTGAGGGCTGCGTCGGTCTGGATGATATCCTCGATCACCTGCCCCCCCGGGCCCTGGAGCGCTCGCCCCAGGCCGCTGATGATCCCGGCCGACACGGTGAAGTGGAAGCCCAGGGGATTGCCAATGGCCACGACCAGCTGTCCCAGGCGCAGACGGGAGGAGTCGCCCAGCCGCGCGGCCGGGAAGGTTTCCCCGCGCTCCACCCGCAGGACGGCCAGATCGGTGTAAGGATCCTCGCCGATGAGGCGGGCGGGGAAGGTGCGGCCATCGATCAATGTCACCTCGGGATCCCGGATGTGGCGGATCACATGGCTGTTGGTCAGGAGATAGCCATCCGGGGTGATGAAGAAACCGGAGCCCATCGGCTCGATCGCCCGGTGCCTTCGAGGGGCACCGGCCGGCCGGATGCTGACCACCGCCGGGCCGACCTGCTCCACCACACGGATCACTGTCTGGGAATACGCATCCAGCGGTTCCTCTTCGCGCATTTCCATTCCTGCAGGACTTCGGGAGTCCCTCCGGTCGAATCAACGGCGCAGCTCATGAACTTCCATCAGCGCCCAGAGGCGAGCGGGGTCCACGGGCTCCACCTCCAGCCCGAACACCTCCCCGAAGGAACGGGCGAGGGCTTCCTGGACCGTGGCCAATTGCCGGGCCCGCTCGGCCTCATCCTCGGGTTCCCCCCAGAACATCGCCATCGAGACCACGCCCTTATCCGTGATGCCGCAAGGGACAATGCCGGTGAAGTAGGTGAGATCCGGACACACGTTGAGGGCGAACCCATGCGTGGTGATCCCCCGCGCATCGACGCGCGCGCCGATCGCCGCGATCTTCGCGGGGGCCTGCCGCAGATGGGGCGGGCACCAGGCGCATCGGCTCAGCGCATCCGGCTGCACCCACACCCCGGGGGCTCCGGGGATCGTCCCTGCGGCGATGCCGAAGCGGGCCAGGGTCTCCACCAGCATCTGCTCGATCCGGCGGACGAAGGCCACTTTGTCCAGACCCAGAGCCGGGAGATCCAGGATGAAATAGCCGACGACCTGGCCCGGGCCGTGATACGTGACGTCGCCGCCGCGATCGGTGACCACCACGGCGACCCCCCGACGGGCGCGTTCCCCCTCATCCCACAGGATATGCTCGGGGCGGGCCGAACGCCCCAGGGTGAACACGTGGGGATGCTCCAGCAGGAGCAGCGTATCCGGGATCTGCCGGGCTGCGCGCGCCTCCGCCAGCGCTCGCTGCAGCGCCCACGCGGCCGTGTATTCCACGGTGCCCAGTTTGGACCACCAGCCTTTCATCGGTTCCCTTCCTCGGGCCTCCGCCGCCCAGGATCGCCCTTTCCCGGAGTATCTTCATCCGCTCCTCTCATCACCTGGACCATGTTCGGCGCACGATCTCCCCCCGCCCGCCCAGGGGGCTCTCCGGGCGCCCATTGATGCGCACCTGGAGGGCCGCAGCGTTCCCGGTCTCCAGTTGCAGAGACGAGCGGGCCTCCCAGGTTCGGGTTTCCCCCGGTCGCAGCAAGCCTTGATAGACCACCTGATCATCGGCCCGGATCCGTATCCACACGTGCTCGCTGGCCTCCACTTCAAGGCGGAGCGCTGGCGCGGGGGCTGCGGATACGGGGGTAGAAGTAGCGAGCGGAAGGGATGCCGCTCCGGGCACAGTGGGTGCTGGAGGAAGCCCCAGCGATCGAACCCGCCATGGCCCACGGGCCAGCCCGAGGACGCCGGCCAGCAACAGGATCGCCAGGCCGATGGAGGCAAGGGGTCGCCATGGAAGAGCAGGGCGGGCCGGGATGCGGGTGAGTTCGAACATGGAGGGCATGCGGGAAGGTTGGGCTGGGGGGACGGCCGTCGGCATCCCATCCCATTCGGCCAGGAGCGCGGTCTCATCCAGCCCCAGCCACCGGGCGTAGCGGCGCAGGAATCCCCGCGCATGGGCGGGGCTGGGGAGAAGCGAGAAGGCCTCGTTCTCCAGCGCCTCCAGATAGATGCGTTTGATCCGGGTTCCTGCCGCCGCTTCCTCCAGGGAGATCCCCCGGGCTTCCCGGGCTGCCCGCAACTGCTCCCCGATCCCCACGCTTATGCCTCCCGTTCCACCACCACCTGGACCTGGGCGGAGATCTCCGGCCCCAACCGCACCTTTACCGGGTGGGTGCCCAGAGTGCGGATGGGGGCCTCCAGCTCGATCCGCCGTCGATCCACCTCCACCCCGAGCTGTTGAGCGATGGCCTCGGCGATCTGCTGGCTCGTGATCGCGCCGTAGAGCCGATCGCCCTGCCCGGCCCGAGCCCGGATCGTCACCGCGGCTCCCTGGAGCCGGGCGGCCTTTTCCTGAGCCGTGCTCAGCTGGCGGATCCGGCGTTGCTCGGCAGCCTGGCGGGTTTCCACCGCGTGGCGGATGAGGCCTTCGGTAGCTGGCGTGGCCAGGCCTTTGGGGATCAGGAAATTGCGCGCGTAGCCGTCGGCGACCTCTTTCACCTCGCCGGCCCGCCCGAGGTTCGGCACATCCCGCAACAGCACCACCTTCATCGCGCTGATCCTCCACGCCGGGATCACTCGATCAGGACGGAACTCCTGGGGTATCTTATCAGGAATCCGATGACGGGACAATCGCGATCCGGGCAACCGGCGAGCGCCCGGCCGGCTCGTTTCCGGGAGAACGCTGACCGCGCTCCCTCTTCCCGTGGCCCGGAGCATCCGTTCGTTGGGCTCCCGGCCAGGGAGGCGGGAAGGCTCCTCCCTGCTTTATCTCCCCCGCCCATGGCCTTTTCGCTGATCCTCTTGACAAAAAATCGGGCGCGTGCTATATATAGCGACAAACTTCCGGAGCGACCGAAGGCGATGGTTGTGATGCGCTCTACCCCACCAGCTCGCGCGAGGGGCGCTCCGCCACGGCGGATCGCGCAGCGGGTGGATTTCATCTCCTCGATGAACACCTGTATCTGTCCTGAGCGGGGGCAGAAGGTGGCCGCCCGCTTGGGACGCGCGCCCCGCTGAGTGGAACCGACCCCCTTCTGCCTCCGCCTTCTCTCATCTCCTGACGGAATCACCCTGACTCAGATCTGCTCGGCGTCCTCTCCGGCTATCCCTGCTGCTTCGCCCGGATGGCGTTTGCTGTAAACGTCCCTGTATATCCCATTCGGGGGGATGGGGATAGGCCGGGCACAGAGCGATGGCAGCCGTTCTCTGTCTCTTTCCCCATAAACCCTGATCCGGGAGGTTGGTCATGGCGACGTATGCGGATCCGTTGGCCCTGGTGGACACCGAGTGGGTGGCGCAGCACCTGCAGGACCCGAAGGTGCGGATCGTGGAGGTGGATTATGACCCGGCCAGCGCCTATCATCTGGGTCACATCCCGGGCGCTGTGCTCTTCGACTGGCGGAAGGATCTGAACGACCCGGTGCGGCGGGACATCCTGAGCAAGGAGGCCTTCGAGGCCCTCAACAGCCGTGCGGGGATCTCCAACGACACCACTGTGGTGCTTTACGGGGATTTCCGGAACTGGTTCGCGGCCTTCGCCTTCTGGATCTACAAGTATTACGGCCATGCGGATGTGCGGTTGCTGAACGGCGGCCGCAAGAAGTGGATCGAGGAGAAGCGCCCGCTCACTGAGGAAGTCCCTTCGTATCCTCCAACCACCTATCGGGCTCAGGATCCGGACGCCCGGCTGCGGGCGCATCTGCCCTACGTCCTGAACGTACTGGGCAAGCGCGGGGTGGCCCTGGTGGATGTGCGTTCCCCGGCGGAGTTCACCGGGGAGATCACCGCTCCGCCGGAGTATCCCAACGAGGCGGCCCAGCGGGGCGGCCACATCCCTGGGGCGGTGAACATCCCATGGTCGAAGGCCCTGAACGACGATGACACCTTCAAGGATGCCGAGTCCCTGCGCCGGATCTATGAGGAGGCAGGGGTCACCCCGGACGAGGAGGTGATCACCTATTGTCGCATCGGGGAGCGTTCTTCGGTGACCTGGTTTGTGTTGCGCCATCTGCTGGGCTACCCCAATGTCCGCAACTATGACGGTTCCTGGTCGGAGTGGGGCAACACCATCGGCGTTCCGATCGAGCGCTGAGGCGAGGCGAGGGCGGGCCTCCGGCCGGAGGCCCGCCCTTCGGAAGACCGGAGGGAAGCCATGGCACGGATCGTGCGGACCGTGGATCTGCGGGCGGGGATCGAGCTGTGCACGGATTCCCCGATCGGACGGGTTCAGCAAGCCCTGGCCGGCCTAGGGCCGGAGGAGGCGGTGGCGGTGTGGGTGAAAGGCTACGCCGACGAGTTCACCGTCACCGCATGGGCGAGGCGGAATGGATATGCGGTCCTGGAGGTGCAGCGGGAGGGTGAGGAAGCCCGCATCCTGCTTGGGGTTTCCCCCGAGCTGGAAAAGGAGATGTGAGTCTTGTGTTCAGGAGGGCAAACGATGCTGGTTTTGATCGAGGCAGCGCCGACGGTTCCCAGCGGTCCAGAGACGGCGGCTCGAACTCTGGGATCTCTTGCTCAGGCCTTGCGGGCCCGAGGAGAGCGCCTGGTGGAGGCCCAGGTCGCAGCGGATCGCTCCCGTTTCTTTCTGATCATCGAGGCCTCCGAGGTGGGGGCCGCCGAGCAGGCCGTGCGGGAGGTGGGGCTGGAGGTTCGGCTGGCTAAGCCGGTGCGTCTGGTCGGTCAGGAGGTTGAAGAGATCTCCCGAAGCCCCTCGGCTGTGGACTTTATCGTGGAATGGAATTTCCCTCCCGGGCTGACGATGGAAGCCTATCTGGCTCGCAAGCGCGCCAATTCCCCGCGCTACGCGCTGGTCCCGGAGGTGCGGTTCCTGCGCACCTATGTTTGCGAGGATATGAGCAAATGCATTTGTTTCTATGAGGCCGAGCGGGAGGAGGATGTCCGGCGAGCCCGGGAGGTGGTGGAAGCCCCCGTGGATGCGATCATCCGTGTGGATCGGGAGTTCGACCCGGGGCTTTCCGATCGAAGCGTTGCGGGAGGGGCAGGATGAGCTTGCTGAGCGCGGAAGGGTTGTCGAAAAGCTATTCCGTCCGAGGGCGCCGGGTGCCGGTGCTCCTGCGGGTTTCCCTGGAAGTTCCGGCAGGTCAGGTGCTGGCGGTGTTGGGGCCCAGCGGGGCAGGGAAATCCACCCTCTTGCGTCTGCTGGCTGGGCTGGAGACCCCCGACGAGGGGGAGGTCCGACTTCGGGGAGAGCCGATCCGGGCAGGTCACCCGGAGCTGGCGCTGATGTTCCAGGACCCCTGTTTGCTGCCCTGGCTTTCGGTGCAGGAGAACGTCCATTTCGGGGTTCGATTCATGGGGCTGTCGGGAGCGGAGTCCCGGCGGCGAGTTGAGGAAGCGCTGGCGTGGGTGGGGCTCCAGGAGTTCGCGGATTGGTATCCCCATCAGCTTTCGGGGGGAATGGCGCAGCGGGTGGCGCTGGCCCGGGCGTTGGCCCGTCACCCCCGGGTGCTTCTGCTCGATGAGCCCTTCAGTGCCCTGGATCCGCCCGCTCGTCACGCCTTGGGGGAGTTGATCCGGCGAGCCGCCGGAGAGGGGATCGGGGTGGTCCTGGTCACCCACGACGTGGAGGAGGCGATCCGGCTGGCGGATGAGGTGATCGTTCTCACGGCAGGCCCCGGTCGGGTGTTCATGTATCAGCCTCTGCATGGATGGGAAGCGCCCCATCGGATCCTGCGCCGCGCTCTGGAGCTCGCAACGGCCGATGGTTGGGCTTCTCATCGTGCGCTCGCCTTCCCGTTCACCACAGGTTTCCGTTAATCGGAGGTGAAGAACATGGGGCGTCCTCCAGGCCGTCTCTGGCGGCGTCGGGAGTTGCTGACGACGATGGGAGGGATGCTTCTGGGTTGGGGGATCGGGGGGCTCTCCGGCTGTTTGCCTCGGGCGATTTCGCCCTCGCCCCTCGAATCCCCGGCTTCCGCGCCCGGCCTGCAACCCGGTCGTCCGTTGCGGATCGGTTACCTTCCGATCACCGATGCATCGCCGCTGCTGGCAGCGGAGGCTCTGGGTTTCTACCGAGAGGAAGGATTAGGCAGCGCCGAGCTCCGGCTGTTCCGCTCATGGGCTCAGCTGATGGAAGCTTTCCAGGCCCGACAGGTCGATGTGATCCATCTTTTGATGCCCGCGGCGATCTGGCTGCGCTACAGTCGCCGTTTCCCCGCACGGGTTGTGGCCTGGAACCACGTAAACGGCTCTGCGTTGACGGTCCGTCCGGAGATTCAGCAGTTGAAGGATCTGGGCGGACAGACCGTAGCGGTGCCCTTCTGGTATTCCATTCATAACGTGATTCTGCAAATGCTTTTACGAAAGGCGGGCCTGAGGCCTGTGCTCGGCGGAGAGGGGAAGGTGGGTGCGGAGGAAGTGCGTTTGATTGTGTTGCCGCCTCCGGAGATGCCCCCAGCCCTGGCCTCCGGACGGATCGCCGGGTTCATTGTGGCCGAACCCTTCAACGCGCTGGCTGAGGTCCAGCAGGTGGGGCGCGTCCTTCGTTTCACGGGCGATGTGTGGAAAGAGCATGCCTGCTGTGTGGTGGTGATGCACGAGGCCGATCTGGAAGGAGCTCCCGTATGGGCGCGAGGCGTGGTTCGGGCCGTCGTTCGTGCTCAGGTGTGGTTGCGTCAAAATCGGCGGGAGGCTGCTCGCCTGCTCTCCCGAGCAGGCCGGGCTTACCTGCCCCATCCCCCCGAGGTTCT of Thermoflexus sp. contains these proteins:
- a CDS encoding ABC transporter substrate-binding protein, producing the protein MGGMLLGWGIGGLSGCLPRAISPSPLESPASAPGLQPGRPLRIGYLPITDASPLLAAEALGFYREEGLGSAELRLFRSWAQLMEAFQARQVDVIHLLMPAAIWLRYSRRFPARVVAWNHVNGSALTVRPEIQQLKDLGGQTVAVPFWYSIHNVILQMLLRKAGLRPVLGGEGKVGAEEVRLIVLPPPEMPPALASGRIAGFIVAEPFNALAEVQQVGRVLRFTGDVWKEHACCVVVMHEADLEGAPVWARGVVRAVVRAQVWLRQNRREAARLLSRAGRAYLPHPPEVLERVFAAHLSGYEGVLQHPEWSPMRIDFQPFPYPSFTEALVSALRETEVEGETGFLGALDAADVARDLVLEELARRAVEELGGPGIFGQPATWRRQERIEP